One stretch of Pomacea canaliculata isolate SZHN2017 linkage group LG1, ASM307304v1, whole genome shotgun sequence DNA includes these proteins:
- the LOC112559089 gene encoding ADAM 17-like protease: protein MVCFLALFILLQCILQHTVTALENRDPNIEENNLHKQLFHYETLKKSDISLHVRHHRDVDTGHVTARTYVTFFTLGMNFSMVLKAGSPVLAPGLRAHTVDRNGKYEPLHVDSNDFLTGHLQEDKSIHVYAHYEEDILCTTVYFPNETYFTEPSWRHLPSSSGLDLISYRLSDVNWNNMGDFPNPVILPHFSNGSTSSDKQHQKFRQKRQSQFTKKLCSLRLVADYYFYSQYARFSASRALQAMVNSIQEANRIYQDTPWDLAEPFGWGFVIKQILVHTELSDGYWGGPFSYNLKEMESNPFLKLDAFSIHEDLLKFCLAHLFTTTSFEKGIVGLGYMANDRHPGGICSSYYYQIIPRTGLTTTMTTTGLHLVRTHHQLVTVHELGHNWGSDHDTPGPCAPSDDDGGRYIHVRTIRARIPAQPLSVFELQHKIYF, encoded by the exons ATGGTTTGCTTTTTGGcacttttcattttacttcAGTGCATCCTTCAACATACAGTCACTGCTTTGGAAAACAGAGATCCAAATATAGAGGAAA ataatCTACACAAACAGCTGTTTCACTACGAGACCTTGAAGAAGTCGGATATTTCTCTGCACGTCCGCCACCATCGGGATGTTGACACTGGACACGTAACGGCCAGAACTTACGTCACGTTCTTCACACTAGGAAT GAACTTCAGTATGGTTTTAAAGGCAGGCTCTCCTGTATTGGCACCTGGACTTCGAGCCCATACTGTAGACAGGAACGGCAAGTATGAGCCCCTTCATGTAGACTCCAACGATTTTCTCACAGGACATTTACAAg aGGACAAATCTATTCATGTGTATGCTCATTATGAGGAAGACATTCTCTGCACAACAGTTTACTTCCCCAACGAAACTTACTTTACCGAG CCGTCTTGGAGACATCTTCCTTCATCAAGTGGATTGGATCTGATTAGTTACAGGCTTTCTGACGTTAACTGGAATAATATGGGTGACTTTCCCAATCCAGTGATATTACC ACATTTTTCAAACGGGTCAACTTCAAGCGACAAACAGCATCAGAAAT TCAGACAAAAACGACAGAGTCAGTTTACAAAGAAACTGTGTTCCTTAAGACTTGTTGCTGACTATTACTTTTATAGCCAGTATGCCAGGTTCAGTGCTTCTCGTGCTCTTCAGGCAATG GTGAACTCCATTCAAGAGGCAAACCGAATATACCAGGATACACCGTGGGACTTAGCGGAACCTTTCGGCTGGGGCTTTGTGATCAAACAG ATACTGGTTCACACAGAGTTATCAGACGGCTATTGGGGCGGACCATTCAGCTATAATCTTAAAGAGATGGAATCGAACCCTTTCCTCAAACTTGAC GCTTTTAGTATACACGAAGATCTTCTGAAGTTCTGCTTGGCACACTTGTTTACAACCACTAGCTTCGAAAAGGGAATTGTTGGTTTAGGATACATGGCAAACGACAGACATCCTGGAGGAATATGCTCATCAT atTACTATCAAATTATTCCAAGGACCGGCTTGACGACTACTATGACCACTACTGGATTGCATCTTGTTCGCACCCATCATCAGCTGGTCACCGTTCACG AGCTCG GTCATAACTGGGGTTCTGATCATGATACACCTGGCCCATGCGCTCCTTCAGACGATGACGGTGGTCGCTACATTCATGTACGAACAATCCGTGCACGGATACCAGCCCAACCACTTT CGGTTTTCGAGTTGCAGCATAAGATCTATTTCTGA